ACCTGCACAATCGAGCCGGCAGCGACGAGGACGGACAGGGCAGCGATTGTGATGACGACAATCCGCCAGAGTTTCGGCGACGCCGATGTGTCGGGACGATCCGCTCGCCACGTTGCGAAGCGTGTCGAGTGAAGGACCCACCATGCGGCGGCGAGGACGAACACCCCGATGGACCAGAACAGCATCTGATCACCCAATTCGGCATGTGCCTGGACTAAAGGATCTTCGGGGATTTGGTGTTCGAGCCATTCACCGGCGTCGGTGGTGATCGGCACGGCTATGAGTGTGATCAACGCGATCGCTGCTGGTGCCAGTCCCAGTCGGATTCTTGCAGCGGGCCAACATACCGCGAGAACGAGCAGTAGTGCTGATATCGGTACGAGGACAACGACGAGGTGGACTAGAAGTGGGTGTGCGGGTAGGCCGCCGATCGTGGTCAATCCCATATTTGATCTCCCGATCTCGTGCAACGACGCGAAAGTCAGCCGCGTGTCACGCGGCTCCGTGTCAACGTATCGACTGATTCTTGGAGAGTTCTCGGTGGAAGCCTATGTCCTTCAGAGGGGCAGTGCAGAGTTAATCCGTGCTCGCACGGGGCGTTTGCGTCATCGAACCCCGCCGGTCACATAGGGGGTCGAATTGCAGCTACCGGGGTATCCGCAGAGTGAGGCCTGCGGGAAGCGCTGATGGAGGGCAGCGCCGACGATGCGGCCCGCCGGGAAAGACGATCCTGGAAGTACCAAGGGCAATTCGAGGAGCCTTGACATGGTCAAATCCGAAGACCCAGACATGCGGTAGCCGGTGAAGAAGCCGCCGAAGTGGTCGCCGCCCCACGGCCGAGCGTGAAGTATGCCGTCGAGGCGATCGGGACATTCTTTCTGGTGTTCACCGTTGGGGGTGCCGCAGGCAGCGGCAGCCCGTTCGCACCGCTGGTGATCGGCGCGAGCCTGATGGTGATGATCTACGCCGGCGGCCACGTCTCCGGTGGACACTTCAACCCGGCGGTGACCCTCGCGGTGCTGGTGCGCTGCCGGATCGGGTGGCGTGACGCGGCCGGATACGCGATCGCGCAGCTCGTTGCCGGGCTGCTTGCTGCGGTGGTGGTGCGCGTGGTCGTGGATCCGGCGCGGGCCGCGGCCGTCGCGACCCTCACGCTGGCGGGTCGCACCCTGGTGCAGCGTTCGTCGTCGAGTTGTTGTTCACGTTCGCCCTGTGCTTCGTGATGCTCAACGTCGCCACCAGTAGGAGTCACCCGGACAATTCGTTCTACGGCTTGGCGATCGGATTCACAGTGATGGCAGGGGCATTCGCGGTCGGTGACATCTCC
The sequence above is drawn from the Rhodococcus qingshengii JCM 15477 genome and encodes:
- a CDS encoding DUF2231 domain-containing protein, translated to MGLTTIGGLPAHPLLVHLVVVLVPISALLLVLAVCWPAARIRLGLAPAAIALITLIAVPITTDAGEWLEHQIPEDPLVQAHAELGDQMLFWSIGVFVLAAAWWVLHSTRFATWRADRPDTSASPKLWRIVVITIAALSVLVAAGSIVQVYRIGESGAKAVWNDQLG